A portion of the Thunnus albacares chromosome 5, fThuAlb1.1, whole genome shotgun sequence genome contains these proteins:
- the mapre1b gene encoding microtubule-associated protein RP/EB family member 1b, with translation MAVNVYSTSVTSDNLSRHDMLVWINESLQMNLTKIEMLCSGAAYCQFMDMLFPNSVPLKKVKFGAKLEHEYIHNFKLLQVSFKKMGVDKIIPVDKLVKGKFQDNFEFVQWFKKFFDANYDGKDYDPVEARQGQDAMPTPNPATSAFNKPPKKVLSQAPQRPPVAKVAPKMAPGSARKPGMGGADEERAELLNEMEVLKSTIQDIEKERDFYFGKLRNIELICQEKEGEGDPTLQRIVDILYATDEGFVIPDAEEQEEF, from the exons ATGGCTGTGAACGTGTACTCAACCTCAGTGACCAGTGACAACCTAAGTCGTCACGACATGCTGGTCTGGATCAATGAGTCTCTACAGATGAACCTCACCAAGATTGAAATGTTGTGTTCAG gtGCTGCCTACTGCCAGTTCATGGACATGCTGTTCCCCAACTCTGTGCCTCTGAAGAAAGTTAAATTTGGTGCCAAACTGGAGCACGAGTACATCCATAACTTCAAGCTCCTGCAGGTTTCCTTCAAAAAGATGGGAGTCGACAAA ATCATTCCAGTAGACAAACTGGTGAAGGGGAAGTTCCAGGACAACTTTGAGTTTGTCCAGTGGTTTAAGAAGTTCTTTGACGCCAACTACGACGGAAAGGACTACGACCCAGTGGAGGCGAGACAGGGCCAGGACGCCATGCCCACACCCAACCCGGCCACCTCAGCTTTCAACAAACCCCCTAAAAAGGTTCTCAGTCAAG CTCCTCAGAGGCCACCTGTTGCCAAGGTAGCACCCAAGATGGCTCCTGGCAGCGCGAGGAAGCCCGGTATGGGAGGAGCCGACGAGGAGAGGGCAGAGCTCCTGAACGAG ATGGAGGTTCTGAAATCTACCATTCAGGACATCGAGAAGGAGAGAGACTTTTATTTCGGTAAGCTGCGGAACATTGAGTTGATTTGTCAGGAGAAGGAAGGCGAAGGCGACCCGACGCTGCAGAGGATCGTAGACATCCTCTACGCCACAGAT